The Phoenix dactylifera cultivar Barhee BC4 chromosome 9, palm_55x_up_171113_PBpolish2nd_filt_p, whole genome shotgun sequence genome window below encodes:
- the LOC103695719 gene encoding trihelix transcription factor ASIL2-like, translated as MEGREMKPPPPNPAMPYREDCWSEGATEALIEAWGDRYLELNRGNLRQKHWQEVADAVNSRRGAARRPSRTDVQCKNRIDTLKKKYKIEKAKIASSNLAVDSQWNFYSRLDTLIGDSVQAKKPPPPHPSSPPLALPLPFHRKGSPLPAAAAAAAARPLDPKEKRPAATALPVDDAFFRRNYSAAAAAAAERESESSSSRSSVERSRSSRERFARGCKRRREGNGEGFRQLARAILRLAEIYEKVEEEKQQQMMELEKQRMEFAKGLEFQRMQIFVDSQVQLEKIKRSKRIDPESYLR; from the coding sequence ATGGAGGGAAGGGAGATGAAGCCGCCGCCGCCGAACCCGGCGATGCCGTACCGGGAGGACTGCTGGAGCGAGGGGGCGACGGAGGCGCTGATCGAGGCGTGGGGGGACCGCTACCTCGAGCTCAACCGGGGGAATCTCCGCCAGAAGCACTGGCAGGAGGTCGCCGACGCCGTCAACTCACGGCGGGGCGCTGCGCGTCGCCCATCGCGCACCGACGTGCAGTGTAAGAACCGGATCGACACACTCAAGAAGAAGTACAAAATCGAGAAGGCCAAGATCGCCTCCTCCAACCTCGCCGTCGACAGCCAGTGGAACTTTTACTCCCGCCTCGACACCCTCATCGGTGACTCCGTCCAGGCCAAGAAGCCCCCGCCCCCGCACCCTTCGTCCCCGCCGCTCGCCCTCCCGCTTCCCTTCCACCGCAAGGGTTCCCCCCTCCCGGCGGCAGCGGCTGCCGCCGCGGCTCGTCCCCTGGACCCGAAGGAGAAGCGCCCCGCAGCCACCGCGCTTCCCGTGGACGACGCGTTCTTCCGGAGGAACTACTCCGCGGCGGCCGCGGCCGCCGCGGAGAGGGAGTCCGAGTCCTCCTCTTCGAGATCCAGCGTGGAGAGGTCGAGGTCGAGCAGGGAGAGGTTTGCGAGGGGGTGCAAGAGGAGACGGGAGGGCAATGGAGAGGGATTCCGGCAGCTGGCGAGGGCGATTCTGAGGCTGGCGGAGATCTACGagaaggtggaggaggagaagcagCAGCAGATGATGGAGCTCGAGAAGCAGcggatggagtttgccaagggGCTGGAGTTCCAGCGGATGCAGATCTTTGTGGATTCCCAGGTCCAGCTGGAGAAGATCAAGCGGTCCAAGCGAATTGATCCTG
- the LOC103723853 gene encoding peroxisome biogenesis protein 7 — MPVFKTPFNGYAVRFSPFYEGRLLVATSQNFGILGNGRLHVLEIDPASGALAELRSFETADGIYDCAWSESHDSLAVAAVADGSVKLWDASLPPAANPVRSLHEHSREVHSVDWNPVRRDSFLSASWDDSVKLWTLDRQSSVRTFREHSYCVYAVAWSPRHADVFASASGDRTARVWDVRDPRSTLVLPAHDHEILSCDWNKYDECSLATASVDKSVRVWDVRAPRAPIANLAGHGYAVRKVKFSPHRENILLSCSYDMTVCMWDYRAEDALIARYDHHTEFVVGVDMSVLVEGLLASTGWDELVYVWQHGTDPRAMP; from the coding sequence ATGCCGGTGTTCAAGACGCCGTTCAACGGGTACGCGGTCCGGTTCAGCCCCTTCTACGAGGGGCGGCTCCTGGTGGCGACGTCCCAGAACTTCGGCATCCTGGGCAACGGCCGCCTCCACGTGCTGGAGATCGACCCCGCCTCCGGCGCCCTCGCGGAGCTACGCTCCTTCGAGACCGCCGACGGCATCTACGACTGCGCCTGGTCCGAGTCCCATGACAGCCTGGCCGTGGCCGCCGTCGCCGACGGCTCCGTCAAGCTCTGGGATGCCTCCCTCCCCCCCGCCGCCAACCCCGTCCGCTCCCTCCACGAGCACTCCCGCGAGGTCCACTCCGTCGACTGGAACCCCGTCCGCCGCGACTCCTTCCTCTCCGCCTCCTGGGACGACTCCGTCAAGCTCTGGACCCTCGACCGCCAGTCCAGCGTCCGCACCTTCCGCGAGCACTCCTACTGCGTCTACGCCGTCGCCTGGAGCCCCCGCCACGCCGACGTCTTCGCCTCCGCATCCGGCGATCGGACCGCCCGCGTCTGGGACGTCCGCGACCCCCGATCCACCCTCGTCCTCCCCGCCCACGACCACGAGATCCTCTCCTGCGACTGGAACAAGTACGACGAGTGCTCCCTCGCCACCGCCTCCGTCGACAAGTCCGTCCGCGTCTGGGACGTCCGCGCCCCTCGCGCCCCAATCGCCAACCTCGCCGGCCACGGCTACGCCGTCCGGAAGGTCAAGTTCTCCCCCCACCGAGAGAACATCCTCTTGTCCTGCTCCTATGACATGACTGTGTGCATGTGGGACTACCGGGCGGAGGATGCCCTGATCGCGAGATACGACCACCACACCGAATTCGTGGTCGGGGTGGACATGAGCGTGCTGGTTGAAGGATTGCTTGCTAGCACCGGGTGGGACGAGCTGGTCTACGTCTGGCAACACGGGACCGACCCCAGAGCGATGCCTTGA